The following nucleotide sequence is from Bactrocera oleae isolate idBacOlea1 chromosome 2, idBacOlea1, whole genome shotgun sequence.
AAGTCTGTAactgaaaaactattttaagtgccaatttgaaatgtttgtatgttCTTTTTATAAGCTACCGATATATGcaagaataaaaaagtttttttttttgaaatttcacacTTGGTGTGGCGTTTAATTCGAAAAACCACATCCACCATTTAGAACCCATTTAACTTATTTGATGTTTCAATAGGCAAATCACGCCATCATTAATTCTTTCGAGGTATAGTACCCCAGATATGTAGTctctttttttcttcaaaaattccGAAAACAGGCACCCATATATactatgttattaaaaatagtattcACCGTTGTTGTTATCAACGTCACAATAGTTCCTCGCATATTTTTGAGGAATACTGCCGAGTTAACTGAGGCGGAAAAAGTTCGGATCTGTTCTGGTTACATGGACCCGACTGCTGTCGAAAAGTAATCTCGAATCATAAGTAGGATATCTCAGTGaaactgtatatatgtaaaagcatgtacatagtatatgtatatgtatatgtatgtattttgtgatatcgatcagaaaattttcacactgcctcttctcctcaagaagttgctcatttgtcgcaaccgccgatatcgaaccactatagcatgccatacaaactaaacaatcaaattcatgtccttgtatgaaaaacttttttatttgacaaaattccttcacgaaacttggcatagattattttccaaggcaacgctacaatcacCTAAACAACTTGTTCAGATTGGAACATCTTTGTAACCAaggtaaaaaaattttctgttgctttgtataatattttcactCCTGACTTTTCCTGATCTTTTTGTAATTTACGCGAGTAATTAATATTCGGTTTCGCCCGAAGTTAAACTTCCTTATTTTTgtatagttttttatatacatatatgtaatatgtaacgcttattattattgtaatcaAGAAAGTTAActtcaaaaacgatttttttttaacgaaacttATGAAGTCGAACCGTAGTGGCAAGGCTAatcataaacaaataatttaatcatatTTGGCGTGTTATTCATTTAATACCAGCttactaattatttatttattttctctacTTTGCAGTAATAAAGGCCCTCTGAAAAGCTGAAATTCAGTAAACACGTTCaacgcaacaaaaataaaaacaattgcaGATGACACAATGCGCCATGTAAACAGCAAtggtaataacaataataataagaacaacaacaatgggcAGAGCCACGATGATAACAGAAGCGGCAACAGTATGGATACCAAGAGCAATATCTAtcataacaataacaactattTATACGATATTAATAATGCTAAAATTACAAACGCCTagaatataacaaaattaagCATTATCAAAACAATAGCTGCAGCCCGAAACAAACATGCTTATACTATAACGATTTACACATTGGCAAGAACTCtgaaattatttatgtttttcgaaaaTAGCGAATTTAAGCAggttcttaaaaaatattcgatTGACAAATAGTGCTGCAACACAACAATTGGAGAAGTGGCGGCGTTTCtactattattaataataattataacgcTGCAACCTCTAtttcaacaacaaccacaagccAGAAAATAGCATAAATATCAACAATTCAACCTAGGTTTATGAAATTAATGCTTGCAGGCACGAAATTGTTATTGCCACACAATGTTGCATTATTATTATGATATGTTTATTACTTAAGTGCATACTGTCATCAGGTCGATTTATGAAATCGctacaattgtttttatatttaataaccgACTTTCACTTTATTCTCGctgaatttctttttttttttgttttttttttaatccaaaaagTTTGTACCAACATcaaccacacacacaaacatgttTAGTGATGAATGTGAACACTGTAAGAGTGTTATTCAGATTCCAACGCAATAATAGTATGTCGTTAACTATCTAACGGTagttagaaaatatatacatatagaaaaatACATACCAGTAAACATACTCAAACaacattaaatacaaaaaatattgtatgtaatTTATTGAGAATATTTCCCCACACACCCgaagaaaaaaactaaataaagaaCGAAGGAAGAAaagttgtataaaaatttaataaaaagttattaaagttgcaaaaaattaaagcagttaaaaaaatgtttacgtgtttttattttttaaattttttgcgtaAATTTTATCCAGCCAAGCAGTATCAACTCGGCAGAaatctgccgctacaacaacaaaaacatgatGAGCACGAGGATTCACCCAGAGAAGGCAAAATTGGTCACAGGGCGCTACTATGCCAAATTAAAGGTCTGATTCATCGCCGTGTTTAAAAAAGAACGATCCCGTTTGGTGAAGAAAAAGTTGTATCGAATTAGGCTACGACCTGCTGCCCCATCTAACGTTTTCTCTAGATTTTGCCCCTTTCGACTTCTATTTGTCTTTAAACTTGAAAAATTTACACGCCGGATAGAAGTTTGAGTCGAATTTGAAATTGTCACACCACAAGAGGTATACGTTGCActcacgacagtcgggtctacgtaaccggaacggacacGGATTTTAaacggccaaggactgtcaactcggcagaattctgccgctacaacagcaacaacaacaggtaTACGTTGCCCAACAATCGGCTGTTCTCACAACCGTCACGTCTACATATCCGAACCGGCCACGAATTTTTATTCGTccaagaactgtcaactcggcagcattcctcgaaattacttcaggtatGATTTTTGGagctacaacaataataacaacgtaCATAAAACGTTTTATTTCTATACACGAAACATCCCTGTTTCAAGGGTGGCGAACTAAAAGGAGACTTTTTTAAGAAGTAGGTCTCAATTTATCCCAAATTGTTACTTCGCTTTTGTAGGTTAAGTACATTTCGAAGCGCTCTCGTATCTTCATAGtgtaaattaaaacaattctCGCACTTTTTACTTATTACTTTTATTCCCTATGAATGTGTTCGTATGGTTATTaacagtacatatatatgtttgtggtgaaaaaaaaatgtgtaaagcaTAATAGTTCtctgaaaattaattgaaatcgtTACTTGTCATCAAAGACGCTCAAATCAAACAGGTAAACGTTTGAAATCAAACAATCGCCTTCCTAAATAACAAAGAAAGCATAAATaagaaaagtttaaataaaatataactttaaaGGTATACCGCTGGGGTTATGCCCACCAAGGCATCGGCGTGTCCATAGAACTCCTCCTTCAGCGAAATGACAATTGTCTGTAAATTATTTGTGTGGTCGCGTATATAGGAAGCGACCTTGCCTATATTGGTGTTATCCAGCGCTGCATCAATTTCGTCCAGCACAAAGAACGGTGCCGGTTGATAGCTGTCAAGAATAAATTGTAGAGAATAAacaattataacaataatataatacctATGTATGGAGAAAAGCAAAGCTAAGGCAGCAATGGTCTTTTCGCCACCACTTAAATTGCTCATCGGCTGGAAACGTTTACCCGGCGCCACACAATTATAATTGATACCATCCAAGTATGGTTCTTCTGGATTATCCGGTCCGAGATATGCCTGCGCCGCTTCATTACGCGCTAAACTTTTGTAGATACCATCAATAGCATCGGATATGTGATTGCAGCATTGGATGAATTTCTCGGAACGCTCATTCTTCACCTTTTCAAAAGCAGATTTTGCCTTTTTCGCTTTGCGGCGTGCATTTTCGAATTCCTCATTGGTCGACTGTATTTTCTCTGTGACGAGTGATAACTTCTGCATGGCTTTCATATTCGGTGTTTGTATGCGCTCAAGTATATCCAATTTCGATTGTAGATCCTTTTGCAATGTGTCGTTCATTTTTTTAAAGGAGGAGTCATCTTTCAGCTTACAAATTTCACGCGGTAAACTGCTATAATTGACTTCGATTCTGTAAATGTAGAATAATTATAGTAATTCGTGTCTCATAGtgaaatatattgatatgatGGTTTGAGCATTTACTGATTTTCACGTTCTAAAATAAGCGAAGTAGAAGTGGTATTCGTTTCAGAGTCGCCTTGACGCACGGCATCGTCGAGCGAACCTTTGAGTAGCGGTATAGCAATACAATCCATCTGCAGAGAGAAAACTGTCAATTCCAGCGTAACTGTCAATTAAGCATTTCACAAACCTTCGCCTGCATTAAAATGTTGTGACGCTCGTTCTTCTTCGTTTCGATTTTTGCCTCAATCGCTGAAATCTGGCTGCCTAAGTTGTGTATTTCCTTTGCCAAATTGGAAACATCGCGCCTGGCTTTGGATATATCTTCTTCCATGTCATCAGCTGCTTGCTTTTTGGCCTGTTTGCCCTGCTTCAGCTTCTCCATTTTATCTTTATCCTCGTCGATTTCCTTGAGGTAACGTTTTTCGGCTGCTTTCAAACCCTCCAACGCATCTTCTTCATCCTGCACACCACGCTCCCAACGTTCCAAATTTCCTGCAATGATTtcgatatattaaatatagttattttaCACTTAATTTGCACTGGATAAAGGCTCTACTTACTTTTAGTGTCCTTTTGCTTCTCAAAATCTAATTGCGTATTGATAGCATCGATTTGTTGTTCGAATTCAGCACGTTTTCGCGCACGCTCCTGCTGCATAACAAGTTCGCGCTCTTCATACTGGCGTATATTCTTCACGCCCAAACGTTTGCAGAACGAAGCGAATACCTTGTCCTCAACATTATTCATATTCTCTTTAATCTCTTGAATATGTTCTTCGCGCTTCGTCATACGCCGTTCAATCTCACTGATCTTAGGCTGCAAAAGGTGTCAATATTATTCACATGTAAAACTAATAAGAGATGTCCAGGAAAATCTTACGCCAAATTCATCCAATTGACTTTGCACCATCTTGAGTTGATTATCGAATTGCTGTATCGACTTTTTCGATGATTCCAAATCCACCATACTGTACTTTAGTCGATTCTCCAAACccttttattcagtattttttttaatctaattttgttgctaatatttatttaaaattcacaatttctttACCTTAATTTGCGACTCAACGGTAGCCAGTTCACTTTGCTTGCGCGATTTCTTCACCAGCTCTTTTAACTCCTCGTTTAGTTTGTCTTTTTCCATTTTCAATTGTGCCATATGTTTCTCATCCCAACGTTTGGCTTTGCGCGCCAAATCATGACTACCACCAGAAAGAATACCAGACTTCTGGTAGAAGGTACCGTCCAAGGCGAGCGCGTCATAGCGTGTACGATCAATTTCATAAGCCACTTTCATAGCATCCTCAGGTGTCTCGCACACCAACGCATTATTCGTAGCGAAGAGGACAGCACGCTCTATTTCAGGTGGTTCGAATTTGAGTACATCGAAAACGAGTTTAACGTTGCGTGGTTCAGAAATGTTTCTACAGAAAGACGATAAGCATATtagtttatacaaaaaatttataaagtattttattaatacCGTAAACGCTCTTTGAGAGGCTTCACTTGCAAGTAATCTAACGGTAGAAATGTTTCCACTTCCAGCATTTCCTCTTTCAATATCTACgcacaaaaagaaattattatcaGAGGGGAAAAATACGCAAGTCGAACGCACCTGTATGCAATGTCTTGCGGTCTTTTCGGTATCCACAA
It contains:
- the SMC1 gene encoding structural maintenance of chromosomes protein 1A, which translates into the protein MTEEELAAEASTSAPKDDVYFLQYIEMENFKSYRGHVIVGPLKKFTAVIGPNGSGKSNFMDAISFVMGEKTSSLRVKRLNDLIHGSSIGKPVSRSCYVTAKFLINDEKQMDFQRAVIGGSSEYRINGENVSSSVYLCTLEKMGINVKAKNFLVFQGAVENIAMKTPKERTALFEEISGSGLLKEDYNRLKQEMNLAEEETQFTYQKKKGMAAERKEAKHEKMEAERYARLKNEYNEKQVEYQLFRLFHVENDIKKLNQDLDSKQQDVKAVEVRKEQADEVLREKKKDAGKFSRDLAKIEQEIREFETQMNKKRPLYIKAKEKVAHCQKKLASLQKTLETAREADNAHQQDIRKLEKQLAEVEALKKRYEDDLENESQRRGKSVTMEEGLVQEYDRLKQQAEATATQYRSQLDSVNREQKSDQDMLDGEANRKASVEESLKKLTLQREEAVKRRDKLMDHIKSSQAALEEQNRIKDELRRDVGCSKEKIAEKQRELENVRDQLGDAKSDKHEDAHRKKKQQVVELFKKQVPGVYDRMINMCQPTHKRYNVAVTKVLGKYMEAIIVDTEKTARHCIQILKEEMLEVETFLPLDYLQVKPLKERLRNISEPRNVKLVFDVLKFEPPEIERAVLFATNNALVCETPEDAMKVAYEIDRTRYDALALDGTFYQKSGILSGGSHDLARKAKRWDEKHMAQLKMEKDKLNEELKELVKKSRKQSELATVESQIKGLENRLKYSMVDLESSKKSIQQFDNQLKMVQSQLDEFGPKISEIERRMTKREEHIQEIKENMNNVEDKVFASFCKRLGVKNIRQYEERELVMQQERARKRAEFEQQIDAINTQLDFEKQKDTKRNLERWERGVQDEEDALEGLKAAEKRYLKEIDEDKDKMEKLKQGKQAKKQAADDMEEDISKARRDVSNLAKEIHNLGSQISAIEAKIETKKNERHNILMQAKMDCIAIPLLKGSLDDAVRQGDSETNTTSTSLILERENQIEVNYSSLPREICKLKDDSSFKKMNDTLQKDLQSKLDILERIQTPNMKAMQKLSLVTEKIQSTNEEFENARRKAKKAKSAFEKVKNERSEKFIQCCNHISDAIDGIYKSLARNEAAQAYLGPDNPEEPYLDGINYNCVAPGKRFQPMSNLSGGEKTIAALALLFSIHSYQPAPFFVLDEIDAALDNTNIGKVASYIRDHTNNLQTIVISLKEEFYGHADALVGITPAEGDCLISNVYLFDLSVFDDK